A stretch of Maridesulfovibrio zosterae DSM 11974 DNA encodes these proteins:
- a CDS encoding HlyD family secretion protein encodes MNKKSISQTDKSQKAKGLKGNLRVTILISTVIMLICIALVYPIYVHAISHESTDNAFVEAHVISISPRVPGHISKVLVIDNQQIEKGDVIAEIDPRDYQVALEVAQARIKSAQASVKEADALVVAAEQELAQKKAEFSSQTAGLSKIKADVAQAKAGYLRDENDLNRIQKIAKAGAVSIQEFDHAKAQEAMARANLNSVKFQINTQSAEIIKAQAAIEAAYGKVQQAYAQIEMRKAMLSEAEAEMEQAKLNLSYTKITAPYSGYITRKSIEPGNFVLAGQKILSIVGSDIWIVANFKETQIMPMRPGQHVDIEVDSYPDHTFTGHIDSIQRGTGSRFTLLPPENAAGNFIKVVQRVPVKIVLDNFNPSSGYLLAPGMSVIPSVDISQNKSESFKTASSGRQE; translated from the coding sequence ATGAATAAAAAATCTATATCTCAAACCGATAAAAGCCAAAAGGCCAAAGGCCTTAAAGGGAATTTACGAGTAACCATTTTAATCAGTACAGTTATCATGCTGATCTGTATTGCCCTTGTATATCCGATTTACGTTCATGCTATCAGTCATGAATCAACAGATAATGCTTTTGTTGAAGCGCATGTTATTTCGATCAGTCCACGAGTTCCCGGTCATATATCAAAAGTTCTGGTTATAGATAATCAGCAAATAGAAAAAGGAGATGTGATCGCAGAGATTGACCCTCGCGATTATCAGGTTGCCCTTGAAGTAGCTCAGGCCCGAATTAAATCAGCCCAGGCTTCTGTTAAAGAAGCCGATGCACTCGTCGTTGCTGCGGAACAGGAATTAGCACAGAAAAAAGCAGAGTTTTCATCTCAGACGGCAGGACTTTCAAAAATTAAGGCCGATGTTGCTCAGGCAAAAGCCGGCTATCTTCGTGATGAGAATGATTTAAATCGTATCCAGAAAATAGCAAAGGCAGGCGCTGTAAGTATTCAGGAATTTGATCATGCTAAAGCGCAGGAGGCTATGGCTCGTGCGAACCTTAACTCGGTTAAGTTTCAAATCAATACACAGTCAGCTGAAATAATAAAAGCCCAAGCCGCCATTGAAGCGGCATACGGAAAAGTGCAACAGGCATATGCACAAATCGAAATGCGCAAAGCAATGTTAAGTGAAGCGGAAGCGGAAATGGAGCAGGCGAAGTTAAATCTCTCATATACCAAAATTACAGCCCCATACAGCGGATATATTACCCGAAAATCAATTGAACCCGGCAATTTCGTACTGGCAGGGCAGAAAATACTCAGCATTGTCGGCTCAGATATCTGGATCGTTGCTAATTTTAAAGAAACACAGATCATGCCTATGCGTCCGGGACAACATGTTGATATAGAGGTCGACTCATATCCTGATCATACATTTACAGGTCATATAGACTCAATCCAGCGTGGAACAGGGTCGCGCTTCACTCTTTTACCCCCGGAAAATGCGGCTGGAAACTTTATCAAAGTTGTCCAGCGGGTACCCGTGAAAATCGTTCTTGATAATTTTAATCCATCCTCTGGATATCTTCTTGCTCCCGGAATGTCAGTAATTCCAAGCGTAGATATTTCACAAAATAAATCTGAGAGCTTTAAAACAGCATCCTCGGGTCGACAGGAGTAA
- a CDS encoding TetR/AcrR family transcriptional regulator, translating into MKQYSEKETRILDTAAEMFANQPFHKVLLSDVARVACVGKGTLYLYFKSKDDLYFAVLFRGFATLVEKLEKHASQIDLTPTEQLTYIITDLAQHLLRKSINAQLLGKVIHYPDSGEWQDMRAKLWSLIELVIIRGIDEGEFEDSAPRLTAQYIPSLIRSISLFPPEGIDIETFCKHACTFVFKALKIEK; encoded by the coding sequence ATGAAACAATATTCTGAAAAAGAAACACGAATCTTAGATACCGCTGCGGAGATGTTTGCAAATCAGCCCTTCCACAAAGTCCTGCTTAGTGATGTGGCCCGAGTCGCATGTGTAGGCAAAGGAACTTTGTACCTTTACTTTAAAAGCAAGGACGATCTTTATTTTGCAGTTCTTTTCAGGGGGTTTGCCACCCTCGTAGAAAAACTGGAAAAACACGCATCTCAGATTGATTTAACTCCGACCGAACAGCTGACATATATTATAACTGATCTTGCACAACATTTGCTCAGAAAAAGTATCAATGCACAGCTCCTTGGTAAGGTTATACATTACCCTGACAGCGGAGAATGGCAGGATATGAGAGCTAAGCTATGGTCACTTATCGAATTAGTAATAATAAGAGGAATAGATGAAGGAGAATTCGAAGACTCTGCCCCCAGGCTGACCGCTCAATATATACCAAGCCTGATCAGATCTATCAGTCTTTTCCCTCCGGAAGGAATAGATATTGAGACATTCTGTAAGCATGCCTGCACTTTTGTTTTCAAGGCTCTCAAAATAGAAAAATAA
- a CDS encoding methyl-accepting chemotaxis protein, translating to MKLSSKILLPQALTIVVLGCVSVFIINASFKSLKEMHIHSVVDSAFSFVLTRVTDASKSAQETAALFAAAPEVLEAFKIAHSGNIDDERSPQSQEAREQIRKVLSPELKNFEAVSGSKLRLHFHMPNGRSLVRLWRKKQANRNGNWVDISDDLSSFRNTVLDVNTHGKPLGGIELGRGGFAIRGLVPVKDSSGEILGSAEVLNSFSPILKGVEDAGISTMLFMNKDMLNTATSLRDESKYPIIGEDYVLVSGVDKAENLSAVNKKLLDESRKERVVIVHDTAAIATLPIHDYRGNQIGVLVGVVDLQNMAAMSQQANIVLFACVTAMLLIPLCMIFFTLRSQVVAPVKEIAEKINDINEDRADLSTLIDIKFKDEIGYMTGQFNSLLGKISTMVNEMEIYVDVVNSVPDPIFVVDDEYNILFANKGVSDFSGLDPEKIKKSKCKDIFNSEVCSTGKCPLEKIKGNENSDSVDIVKLEDRSGQTVYVQPVARSLQDSKGNVLGYLEVARNVTDLIVKENNINEQLNKINEVNRSTQVASADIHNNSEELGREMDSVDEAVNKQQELLSDTVVAFGQMNASILDVAENASRASGKSIETQEKAEAGAVIVKSTSEAIISVQKKTELMSDTMEQLEGQADIVGKVLHVINDIADQTNLLALNAAIEAARAGDAGRGFAVVADEVRKLAEKTVDATKEVEEVIAGIQSQAKKSKQITSETNELAVGAAEYATKSGEYLQSIVGLINESVLDVQNIAAAAEEQSASSEQINIVIGEINELAVSVTERVKESARSLKSLIVLAEELEDISKK from the coding sequence ATGAAACTTAGCTCAAAAATTTTACTACCACAGGCTTTAACAATTGTTGTTTTGGGATGTGTAAGCGTTTTTATTATTAATGCATCCTTTAAATCATTAAAAGAAATGCACATTCATTCGGTTGTAGATAGTGCTTTTTCTTTTGTTTTGACGAGAGTAACTGATGCATCAAAATCTGCTCAGGAAACAGCCGCTCTTTTTGCTGCAGCTCCCGAAGTCCTCGAAGCATTTAAAATTGCACATTCCGGGAATATCGACGATGAAAGATCTCCTCAATCGCAGGAAGCCAGAGAGCAGATTAGGAAAGTTTTGTCGCCTGAGCTTAAGAATTTCGAAGCCGTCAGTGGTAGTAAACTGCGTTTGCATTTTCATATGCCTAACGGAAGGAGTCTGGTAAGACTTTGGAGAAAAAAGCAGGCAAACAGGAACGGTAATTGGGTTGACATTTCAGATGATCTCTCAAGTTTTCGTAATACCGTTTTAGATGTAAACACTCATGGAAAACCACTGGGTGGAATTGAGCTTGGTCGTGGTGGTTTTGCTATCAGGGGACTTGTTCCAGTTAAAGACTCCTCCGGTGAGATTCTGGGGTCAGCTGAGGTTTTGAATAGCTTTTCACCGATTTTAAAAGGTGTTGAAGATGCTGGGATATCCACAATGTTGTTTATGAATAAGGATATGCTCAACACTGCAACTTCACTGCGAGATGAGTCAAAGTATCCGATTATCGGTGAAGATTATGTTTTAGTCAGCGGAGTGGATAAAGCCGAAAATCTTTCCGCAGTTAATAAAAAATTACTTGATGAAAGCCGAAAAGAAAGAGTTGTTATTGTGCATGATACTGCCGCAATTGCGACTTTGCCTATACATGATTATCGAGGCAACCAGATAGGTGTATTGGTAGGTGTCGTCGATTTACAGAATATGGCAGCCATGTCTCAGCAGGCCAATATTGTACTTTTTGCATGTGTTACCGCTATGCTCCTAATCCCTTTATGTATGATCTTTTTCACATTAAGGAGTCAGGTTGTTGCACCTGTTAAGGAAATTGCAGAAAAAATTAATGATATTAACGAGGACCGTGCTGATCTCAGTACTCTCATAGATATTAAATTTAAAGATGAAATCGGGTATATGACGGGTCAGTTTAACAGCTTGCTGGGTAAGATCTCCACTATGGTAAATGAAATGGAGATATATGTAGATGTTGTAAACTCAGTTCCAGACCCAATTTTTGTCGTTGATGATGAGTATAATATTCTTTTCGCGAATAAGGGTGTGTCCGATTTTAGTGGCCTTGACCCTGAAAAAATTAAAAAATCAAAATGTAAAGATATTTTTAATTCTGAAGTCTGCTCTACAGGCAAATGTCCACTTGAAAAGATTAAAGGGAATGAAAACAGCGACAGTGTTGATATTGTTAAATTGGAAGACCGGTCTGGGCAGACTGTTTATGTCCAGCCTGTTGCCAGAAGTTTACAGGACTCAAAAGGGAATGTTCTTGGATACCTTGAAGTTGCTCGAAATGTAACGGACCTTATTGTTAAAGAAAATAATATTAATGAGCAGCTGAATAAAATCAATGAGGTTAATCGGTCTACACAGGTGGCTTCAGCTGATATTCATAATAATTCTGAAGAGCTCGGTCGTGAAATGGATAGTGTAGATGAGGCTGTTAATAAGCAGCAGGAGTTGCTTTCTGATACAGTGGTAGCTTTTGGACAAATGAATGCAAGCATTTTAGATGTTGCTGAAAATGCTTCCCGTGCTTCTGGTAAGTCGATTGAGACTCAGGAAAAAGCTGAAGCTGGAGCTGTAATTGTGAAGAGTACTTCAGAAGCAATTATTTCCGTTCAGAAAAAGACAGAGTTGATGAGTGATACAATGGAACAGCTGGAAGGACAGGCAGATATAGTTGGCAAGGTACTGCATGTGATAAATGACATAGCGGACCAAACTAATCTCTTAGCTCTTAATGCTGCAATTGAAGCAGCTAGAGCTGGTGATGCCGGTCGAGGTTTTGCTGTTGTAGCTGATGAGGTAAGGAAGCTGGCAGAGAAAACTGTTGATGCTACTAAAGAAGTGGAAGAGGTTATTGCCGGTATACAGAGTCAGGCTAAAAAATCGAAGCAAATTACTTCAGAAACTAATGAACTGGCTGTAGGAGCCGCTGAGTATGCTACTAAGTCCGGAGAGTATTTACAGAGTATTGTAGGACTGATTAATGAGTCTGTTTTGGATGTCCAGAATATTGCCGCAGCTGCAGAAGAACAGTCTGCAAGCTCGGAGCAGATTAATATTGTGATAGGTGAGATCAATGAACTTGCGGTCTCGGTTACCGAAAGGGTTAAAGAGTCAGCGCGTTCGTTAAAGAGTTTGATCGTACTCGCTGAAGAGCTTGAAGATATATCCAAAAAATAA
- a CDS encoding DUF6976 family protein gives MQQELFSLNDVKTQIADGKTLLIAGDEKLLKELPKGQWIGGSIPYFISPGGGGLVSHDKVFVTDISELTKSVSLKVYDQNGLGSVYSDAGNSGFSFIVIPASSPAHVAFALNAPNYKDFGSQPLVGWISGVHLDDLGKIAPKVFNGETGEVYENEAVVMHVELIAGKTVDVGIINSFEQGDGDNLTFASDGFSCSDVMVNGVKENFADYILKNKLDTKLPLVADYYGALINTSFQSVDPGGEVHFYAPVFTGVRYKIAKPFADYAAEFSKQLKENNVEGQTVTFSCNCILNYLYSELEGKKTDPFVGPITFGEIAYQLLNQTLVYLTVHDI, from the coding sequence ATGCAACAGGAGTTGTTTAGTCTCAATGATGTAAAAACACAGATAGCTGATGGTAAGACTCTGCTCATTGCCGGGGATGAAAAACTTCTTAAAGAATTGCCTAAAGGGCAATGGATAGGTGGATCTATCCCATATTTTATTTCTCCTGGTGGCGGTGGGCTTGTCTCACATGATAAGGTTTTTGTTACTGATATTTCAGAACTGACTAAATCTGTATCACTTAAAGTTTATGACCAAAATGGCCTTGGATCAGTCTATAGTGATGCAGGAAATAGTGGGTTTAGTTTTATTGTCATTCCTGCATCAAGTCCTGCCCATGTAGCATTTGCGCTTAATGCTCCGAATTATAAAGATTTCGGTAGTCAGCCTCTCGTAGGCTGGATTTCCGGGGTACATCTGGATGACCTTGGAAAGATAGCTCCAAAAGTTTTCAACGGCGAGACAGGCGAAGTTTATGAAAACGAAGCTGTGGTTATGCATGTTGAATTAATTGCTGGTAAAACTGTTGATGTTGGTATTATAAACAGTTTTGAGCAGGGCGATGGAGATAATCTTACCTTTGCTTCAGATGGTTTTTCGTGCAGTGATGTTATGGTTAATGGGGTTAAAGAAAATTTTGCGGATTACATTCTTAAAAATAAGTTGGATACTAAGCTTCCTTTAGTAGCTGATTATTATGGTGCTTTAATTAATACCAGTTTTCAGAGTGTTGATCCCGGGGGAGAGGTTCATTTTTACGCACCTGTTTTTACCGGAGTACGATATAAAATTGCAAAACCTTTTGCCGATTATGCAGCTGAGTTCAGTAAACAGCTGAAAGAAAATAATGTAGAAGGGCAAACCGTTACATTTTCATGTAACTGCATTCTAAATTATTTGTATTCTGAGCTTGAAGGTAAGAAAACAGACCCATTTGTAGGTCCGATTACTTTCGGTGAAATTGCTTACCAACTATTAAATCAGACTTTGGTTTATTTGACTGTTCATGACATTTAG
- a CDS encoding ABC transporter substrate-binding protein, whose translation MIKTFLMFILVALIPLNVLAKPKVLLIESYHSDFFWDIDIVDGLNSVLKDSVVMLNFAMDTKRLPEKDHHKRAVMAWNYYKKTKPDIVILSDDYALKSLGPKFIQTKTPVVFLGINQNPRKYIPLHKNITGVLELLPFKRMIMSLKGIITKKDPKFLVLFDKSLSAQTILHNTFNSEKSFNIAGIHGDITSTSSFNEWMEAVQNAPKNGYSAVIMGLFYHLYVGNKHVDSSKVLQWTTKNSMVPVFSFWGVSVGKGKAVGGIVMTGKIQGEAAGMIVKRILNGEKVESINPIAPNQGTIIFSRHELNRWKINLPPQIKMRTSFID comes from the coding sequence ATGATTAAAACTTTCCTAATGTTTATCTTAGTCGCACTTATTCCACTAAATGTATTAGCAAAGCCTAAAGTTTTGCTGATCGAAAGTTATCATTCCGATTTTTTCTGGGACATTGATATTGTCGACGGATTAAACTCTGTTCTCAAAGACAGCGTTGTAATGTTGAATTTTGCCATGGATACTAAACGTCTTCCTGAAAAAGATCATCATAAAAGAGCTGTAATGGCCTGGAACTACTACAAAAAGACTAAACCTGATATCGTCATTCTGTCTGATGACTATGCCCTTAAATCTTTAGGACCTAAATTTATACAAACAAAGACTCCGGTGGTATTTCTCGGTATCAATCAGAATCCGAGAAAATATATACCACTCCATAAAAATATTACAGGAGTCCTTGAGCTGCTCCCTTTTAAAAGAATGATAATGAGCCTTAAAGGTATCATTACCAAAAAAGACCCGAAATTTTTAGTACTTTTCGACAAAAGTTTGTCTGCACAAACTATTCTTCATAATACTTTTAATAGTGAAAAGAGTTTTAATATAGCAGGCATACATGGAGACATTACTTCGACATCCTCCTTTAACGAATGGATGGAAGCGGTACAAAATGCTCCAAAAAACGGTTATTCAGCTGTTATCATGGGACTTTTCTACCATTTATATGTTGGTAATAAACATGTTGATAGTTCGAAAGTACTTCAGTGGACCACAAAGAACAGTATGGTCCCAGTATTTTCATTTTGGGGAGTCAGTGTTGGCAAAGGCAAAGCAGTAGGAGGAATTGTCATGACAGGAAAGATTCAGGGCGAAGCCGCCGGCATGATAGTTAAGAGGATTTTAAACGGTGAAAAAGTAGAATCAATAAATCCGATAGCACCAAACCAGGGAACAATTATCTTCAGCAGGCATGAACTTAACCGGTGGAAAATCAATCTACCACCCCAAATAAAGATGAGAACATCATTTATTGACTGA
- a CDS encoding PAS domain-containing sensor histidine kinase yields the protein MERLGMYIRKNEIWLMERILRYAKEQGYTEYTSTLLEAWRVSIVGMSDAIIESLKILDNELPQFSPHDQFSVNPVAKFGVTEARLHRERGISLQMFLGLYKYYRYTFVDLIADMDVSDKDKRYYEQFVVRIFDIIEIAFCSEWSGISSDNAILELQKSNREITNEKNKYLTSFESLSIPAFLIDDCGLIENLNHAALLMLGIDLNSGASYYVDEKLKEVVPTGKSISEVLCWISEEVNDFLAGKFSTEKFEINHKADGQNIYYTVRFARMKDVSEKFKGGIVSIEDITATKLLEIQLSQAQKLESLGQLAAGIAHEINTPLQFIGHNIQFIGESLDDLLPSFKEGISKSYDEDSTELDEIEYLKNEIPTAIQESLDGVNRVSTIVQALKKFAHPDQQSFTKININDVVENVIEVTRNEWKYVADIKTELSDNLFLIAGVRGEMNQIFLNLIVNAIHAVREKYGKESNLGEIVVHTRNHADFVVMSIKDNGCGVPDNIIHRIFDPFFTTKEVGEGTGQGLYIVHTLVEKINGKVNFNSEEGVGTEFIIHLPKAF from the coding sequence ATGGAAAGACTGGGCATGTATATCAGGAAGAATGAAATATGGTTGATGGAGAGGATACTCCGCTACGCAAAAGAGCAAGGATATACAGAATATACTTCAACACTTCTTGAAGCGTGGAGGGTTTCTATTGTAGGCATGTCAGATGCAATTATTGAAAGCTTGAAAATTCTTGATAATGAGCTGCCACAGTTCTCTCCTCATGACCAGTTTTCTGTAAACCCAGTAGCTAAATTTGGTGTAACAGAAGCCCGCCTTCATCGAGAAAGAGGTATCAGTCTTCAGATGTTTCTGGGGTTGTATAAATACTATAGATATACTTTTGTCGATCTTATCGCGGATATGGACGTTTCTGATAAGGACAAGAGATATTACGAACAATTTGTAGTTAGAATCTTTGATATTATAGAGATCGCCTTTTGCTCCGAGTGGTCCGGTATAAGTTCAGATAATGCTATTCTGGAATTACAGAAATCTAATCGTGAAATAACAAATGAAAAAAACAAATATCTTACCTCCTTTGAAAGTTTAAGCATACCAGCTTTTTTGATTGATGATTGTGGTTTGATAGAAAATTTGAATCACGCAGCCTTGCTGATGCTCGGCATCGATTTGAACTCAGGTGCGAGTTATTATGTTGATGAAAAGTTGAAAGAAGTGGTTCCGACCGGGAAATCTATTAGTGAGGTTCTCTGTTGGATTTCTGAAGAAGTTAATGATTTTTTGGCTGGAAAGTTTTCAACTGAAAAATTTGAAATAAACCATAAAGCTGATGGACAAAATATTTATTATACAGTCCGTTTTGCCAGAATGAAGGATGTAAGCGAAAAGTTTAAGGGAGGAATTGTCAGCATTGAGGATATAACTGCGACGAAGTTGTTAGAAATTCAGCTATCTCAAGCTCAAAAGCTTGAAAGTCTTGGGCAGTTGGCAGCAGGAATTGCTCATGAAATCAATACCCCTTTGCAATTTATAGGGCATAATATTCAATTTATTGGAGAGTCACTAGATGATCTTTTACCTTCTTTTAAAGAAGGTATCTCAAAGTCATATGATGAAGATAGTACGGAATTGGATGAAATAGAGTATCTCAAGAATGAAATCCCCACGGCAATTCAGGAGTCTTTAGACGGAGTAAATCGCGTATCTACTATTGTACAGGCTCTAAAGAAATTTGCACACCCAGATCAACAGTCATTTACTAAAATCAATATAAATGACGTTGTGGAGAATGTAATTGAGGTTACGCGTAACGAATGGAAGTATGTGGCTGATATTAAAACTGAACTCAGCGATAATTTGTTCCTGATTGCAGGTGTAAGGGGAGAAATGAACCAGATATTTCTCAACCTTATTGTAAATGCCATTCATGCTGTTCGTGAAAAATACGGAAAAGAGAGTAATTTGGGTGAGATTGTTGTCCATACCAGAAATCATGCAGACTTCGTGGTTATGTCTATTAAAGATAATGGATGCGGAGTTCCTGACAATATAATACATCGTATTTTTGACCCTTTTTTCACCACTAAAGAAGTTGGGGAAGGAACAGGGCAGGGACTTTATATAGTCCACACTCTTGTCGAGAAGATTAACGGAAAAGTTAATTTTAATTCTGAGGAAGGCGTTGGAACTGAATTTATAATACACCTTCCTAAAGCTTTCTAA
- a CDS encoding methyl-accepting chemotaxis protein — MKVFERMNIREQILIPVLGIVILCIVGLQVFTYLESTKILEKEIVQAIIRDQKAAVRSVDSWFNFVKGTLVDWSQQREFIQTLEGDKAARAIVEKRAAVSVKNFPELRDIEVVNISGLIVAGTSPDDKIINVSQRQYFKDALNGKTTVSDPIISMRDKKPIIIISTPIRKESGDVIGVLFAAVSFKNLYQNSLSPIKIGKSGYAFAVDSKGMIVGHPDSSVVMKIDINDMPYGKDMLSKDHGIYKYFHEPQQTWKILAYGEAKVPRWHIAVIAPIGELLAPLKTMRNLTIMGAAAVIFAVAGVVFWVVRKITITLGSVVEYADEVAKGHLEKTLTVQGRGEIRTLIAALQAMVINLVDMIAMSEKKTQEAEAQSEMARKATQDAEEARSSAEVAKSEGMNHAALELEGITSQVGAASSQLASQIENSRSGAEAQKSRTTETATAMEEMNASMLEVAHNASQAAEMAEKAKSEGNKSGKVVCDVVESIKTLNKETVMLQEELNSLGEQAESIGLVMGVITDIADQTNLLALNAAIEAARAGDAGRGFAVVADEVRKLAEKTVSATNEVGKAISAIQTGARRSLQRMEDTTTVVDGSTELASQAGESIELIVNIVESTSDMVRAIAAASEQQSAASEEINRSTSEVNEIAGETAESMNQASEAMNSLSEMTERLNQVIDGLKSS, encoded by the coding sequence ATGAAAGTTTTTGAGAGAATGAATATCAGAGAGCAGATACTGATTCCGGTGCTAGGAATAGTTATCTTGTGCATTGTCGGCTTGCAGGTCTTCACATATTTGGAATCAACTAAAATACTTGAAAAGGAAATTGTTCAAGCAATAATTAGAGACCAGAAAGCAGCTGTCAGGAGTGTGGATAGCTGGTTTAATTTTGTGAAAGGAACTCTGGTAGACTGGAGTCAGCAACGTGAATTTATCCAGACTCTTGAAGGTGATAAAGCTGCCCGGGCTATTGTAGAAAAGCGTGCTGCGGTTTCTGTAAAAAATTTTCCAGAATTGCGTGATATTGAGGTCGTGAATATTTCCGGGTTAATTGTAGCCGGAACCTCTCCTGATGATAAAATAATTAATGTTTCACAACGTCAGTATTTTAAAGATGCTTTGAACGGGAAGACTACAGTTTCAGATCCTATTATTTCAATGCGGGATAAAAAACCTATTATCATCATCTCTACTCCAATTAGAAAGGAAAGTGGAGATGTGATAGGTGTCTTGTTCGCAGCTGTATCATTTAAAAATCTTTATCAAAATTCTCTCAGTCCAATAAAAATAGGCAAAAGTGGTTATGCATTTGCAGTTGATTCAAAAGGTATGATTGTAGGCCATCCCGACTCTTCAGTTGTGATGAAGATTGATATAAACGATATGCCGTATGGGAAAGATATGCTTTCAAAGGATCATGGAATTTATAAATACTTTCATGAACCGCAGCAGACTTGGAAAATTTTAGCTTATGGAGAAGCTAAAGTTCCAAGATGGCACATAGCTGTAATTGCACCTATTGGAGAGCTTTTAGCTCCTCTTAAAACAATGCGTAATCTTACAATTATGGGAGCTGCCGCGGTTATTTTTGCTGTAGCAGGAGTAGTTTTTTGGGTTGTGAGAAAGATTACGATCACTTTGGGATCTGTTGTTGAATATGCTGACGAGGTTGCCAAAGGTCATTTAGAAAAAACTCTCACTGTTCAAGGGCGTGGTGAAATTAGAACGCTGATTGCTGCATTGCAGGCCATGGTTATTAATTTGGTCGATATGATTGCTATGTCTGAGAAGAAAACTCAGGAGGCTGAAGCACAGTCGGAAATGGCAAGGAAAGCAACACAAGATGCAGAAGAAGCGCGTTCATCCGCAGAAGTGGCGAAGAGTGAAGGTATGAACCATGCCGCTTTAGAGCTTGAAGGAATTACCAGTCAGGTTGGAGCTGCTTCATCACAACTTGCTTCACAGATAGAAAATTCGAGAAGTGGAGCTGAGGCACAAAAATCAAGAACTACTGAAACAGCCACCGCAATGGAGGAAATGAATGCCTCAATGCTGGAGGTTGCCCACAACGCTTCGCAAGCTGCTGAAATGGCAGAAAAGGCAAAGAGTGAAGGGAATAAAAGCGGTAAGGTTGTATGCGATGTCGTTGAGTCTATTAAAACTCTCAATAAGGAAACAGTCATGCTGCAGGAAGAGCTAAACTCTCTCGGAGAGCAGGCTGAGTCTATTGGATTGGTTATGGGGGTCATTACGGATATCGCTGACCAGACGAACCTCCTCGCATTAAACGCAGCTATTGAAGCTGCCCGGGCTGGAGACGCAGGGCGGGGATTTGCTGTTGTTGCCGATGAAGTCCGTAAGCTGGCAGAAAAGACTGTAAGCGCTACAAATGAAGTTGGTAAGGCTATCAGTGCAATCCAAACTGGAGCCCGGAGATCATTACAAAGGATGGAGGACACAACAACAGTTGTAGATGGCAGTACTGAACTTGCCAGTCAGGCTGGTGAGTCCATCGAGTTGATTGTGAATATTGTTGAATCTACTTCTGATATGGTAAGGGCTATTGCCGCAGCTTCAGAGCAGCAGTCAGCTGCATCTGAGGAAATTAATAGAAGCACCAGTGAAGTGAATGAAATAGCCGGCGAAACGGCTGAGTCTATGAATCAGGCTTCTGAAGCGATGAATTCTCTGTCTGAGATGACTGAACGTCTCAATCAGGTTATTGATGGTTTAAAAAGCAGTTAG